A window of Diospyros lotus cultivar Yz01 chromosome 14, ASM1463336v1, whole genome shotgun sequence contains these coding sequences:
- the LOC127790983 gene encoding uncharacterized protein LOC127790983, translating to MIVIRGCSGSRPNSSGSTAASTSSTTAPHILGDVSPASLPSASPVAAPTVASASTLPTESPVHPSSHSTTSHFTSESLHVIQQDGDGSIFCRTMNISHIISTIFKKRLYKEGHVWKEVHSKTKGLYWDEFAKIFQWDPAIDALVRREWAQKAAKRYIDNIRGPDAGPSRHIGGSISSAEHKRRMTKEFGREPTLIELFERTHSKKTEERQMVYVDRRSSSVAETYGQLLEQATQPNEGFEEPQQPDCDQIFI from the exons ATGATAGTGATTAGAG GATGCAGTGGTTCTAGACCTAACTCTTCTGGGTCCACTGCTGCTTCTACCTCATCTACTACAGCACCGCATATTTTGGGGGATGTTTCACCGGCTTCCCTCCCATCAGCATCTCCTGTTGCTGCCCCTACAGTTGCTTCTGCATCGACCCTTCCTACAGAGTCACCAGTACATCCATCATCTCACTCGACTACTAGTCATTTTACATCCGAATCACTGCATGTTATACAGCAAGATGGCGATGg GAGCATCTTTTGTCGTACAATGAACATTTCCCATATTATATCGACAATCTTCAAGAAACGTCTTTATAAGGAAGGTCATGTTTGGAAAGAAGTGCATTCAAAGACAAAGGGCTTGTATTGGGATGAATTTGcg aaaatttTTCAGTGGGATCCTGCAATTGATGCATTGGTGAGAAGAGAGTGGGCACAAAAAGCAGCTAAGCGATATATCGACAACATTC GTGGTCCTGATGCTGGTCCTTCCCGCCATATTGGGGGTTCTATATCTTCAGCGGAGCATAAAAGACGAATG ACAAAGGAGTTTGGGAGAGAGCCTACACTGATTGAACTGTTTGAACGAACTCATTCTAAAAAAACTGAGGAAAGACAGATGGTGTATGTCGACAGACGTTCTTCGAGTGTCGCT GAAACGTACGGACAATTGCTAGAACAAGCAACTCAACCAAATGAGGGGTTTGAGGAGCCTCAGCAGCCAGATTGTGACCAGATATTCATCTAG
- the LOC127790985 gene encoding uncharacterized protein LOC127790985, translated as MVMDAAGPDFNLNMEEEPPNPEAQALYDMLSAAKKELYLGCRKHTQLSLVARLLSFKSEHHLSERGFNQLCELLKEVLPEPNTVIDKFYSTKKLVRGLGLPVEKIDYCRNNCMIFWGDDSDLTVCKFCHENPYKQVDQADSRKRQKTWVPHKKMHYFPLTPRLLRLYASNSTAAEMRWHADHVVEDGVMRHPSDSPAWIHFNETHIEFAAEKRNVRLGLCTDGFQPFVLGPENPKAKLDVFLQPLIAELKHLWDVGVPAYDISLKQNFQLRAALMWTISDFPAYSMLSGYSTAGKLACPYCTIHSDAFYLSKSRKISWFDNHRKFLHRDHPYRRNRYGFRKNTLIKKTPSLVLSGLEILASLDELGLLKATEPNAAQINVDNSHEKNVFENVFNTVMNALGKTKDTVKSREELNQYCRRITQPTFTLNKKEKVVLCAWVKNLKFRDGYVSNMARCVDTKKLKLFGMKSHDCHVFMQRLVPVAFRELLPQKVWEALTELSLFFKDLASTTIKSEHMMKLENDIPITLCKLELIFPPSFFDSIEHLPVHLAYEARIVGLVQYRWMYPFERYLGKLKKTVRNKARVEGSISNSYVVEEASLLCSHYFEDHVVTRHTRVPRNDAGVVNKGDDQEGKLSIFKHPCQPFGCKKSRMLFGEEYDVAHRYSLINCPEVEPYLQ; from the exons ATGGTAATGGATGCTGCCGGGCCTGATTTCAATCTGAATATGGAGGAGGAACCTCCAAATCCGGAAGCTCAAGCATTATATGACATGCTTAGTGctgcaaaaaaagagttatatCTTGGTTGTCGAAAGCATACGCAGTTGTCGCTTGTTGCTAGATTGCTTAGCTTTAAGTCAGAGCACCATCTATCTGAGAGGGGATTTAATCAACTTTGTGAATTACTTAAGGAGGTTCTTCCTGAACCTAATACGGTGATTGATAAGTTTTACAGCACTAAAAAACTGGTTCGAGGGTTGGGCCTTCCTGTTGAGAAAATTGATTATTGTAGAAACAACTGTATGATTTTTTGGGGTGATGACAGTGATTTAACAGTCTGCAAGTTTTGTCATGAGAATCCGTACAAGCAAGTTGATCAAGCTGACAGTAGAAAACGACAAAAAACTTGGGTTCCTCATAAGAAGATGcattattttcctttaactCCTCGGCTTCTGAGATTGTATGCATCCAATTCAACAGCAGCAGAAATGAGGTGGCACGCAGATCATGTGGTCGAAGATGGTGTCATGCGTCATCCGTCGGATTCCCCTGCGTGGATTCATTTTAACGAGACTCATATAGAATTTGCTGCCGAGAAAAGGAATGTCAGACTTGGTCTTTGTACTGATGGGTTTCAGCCGTTTG TGCTAGGACCAGAGAATCCTAAGGCAAAACTTGATGTTTTCTTACAACCTCTTATTGCAGAGTTGAAACATTTGTGGGATGTTGGTGTGCCGGCATATGATATCtcattgaaacaaaatttccaACTGAGAGCGGCTTTGATGTGGACCATTagtgattttcctgcatattcAATGCTCTCGGGGTATAGCACGGCAGGAAAGTTGGCATGTCCTTATTGCACGATTCATTCGGACGCATTTTACTTGTCAAAGAGTCGAAAGATTTCATGGTTTGACAACCATCGGAAATTCTTGCATCGAGATCATCCGTATCGACGGAATAGGTATGGATTTCGCAAAAAtactttgataaaaaaaacaccATCTCTTGTACTGTCTGGACTTGAGATACTTGCTTCCTTAGATGAGTTGGGTTTACTGAAGGCGACAGAACCCAATGCTGCACAGATTAATGTGGATAACAGTCATG AGAAAAACGTGTTTGAAAATGTGTTCAATACAGTGATGAATGCACTGGGCAAAACTAAGGACACGGTGAAGTCGAGAGAAGAGTTGAATCAATATTGTCGCCGCATTACTCAACCAACTTTTACtctgaacaagaaagaaaaagttgtCCTGTGTGCGTGGgtcaaaaatctaaaatttcgTGATGGGTATGTGTCGAACATGGCTAGATGTGTTGACACAAAGAAGCTTAAGTTGTTTGGGATGAAAAGCCACGACTGTCATGTGTTCATGCAAAGGTTGGTGCCCGTTGCATTTCGGGAATTATTACCGCAAAAAGTATGGGAGGCACTAACTGAGTTGAGTCTTTTCTTCAAAGATTTGGCATCGACCACTATTAAAAGTGAGCACATGATGAAATTAGAGAATGACATCCCCATCACTTTGTGTAAGTTGGAGCTCATATTCCCTCCAAGCTTCTTTGACTCTATAGAGCATCTTCCAGTCCATTTGGCTTATGAAGCAAGGATAGTAGGTCTAGTTcaatatcgatggatgtatccgTTTGAAAG ATACCTTggaaagttgaagaaaacaGTTAGAAATAAAGCTCGAGTGGAAGGCTCTATTTCTAATTCATACGTTGTGGAAGAAGCGTCATTGTTGTGTTCTCATTACTTTGAAGACCATGTTGTTACAAGGCATACACGAGTGCCGCGCAATGATGCTGGTGTTGTAAATAAAGGGGATGACCAGGAGGGGAAGTTATCAATTTTCAAGCATCCTTGTCAACCATTTGGATGTAAAAAGTCACGAATGCTATTCGGTGAAGAATATGATGTTGCACATAGATATAGTTTGATAAATTGTCCAGAAGTTGAACCGTATCTGCAGTAa